GCAGATCCTGGTACTGGTCCCGCTGGGTGCGTTCATCCCCGAGGCGGGCGGTGCACGCGGAGTCGCGTTCGCCGTGGACGCGGGGGTGTTGTTCGCAGTGCTGGCGGTGTTGTGGCTGCTCGCCGCACGGGGAGACAGTGCTGAATTCCGCCGCCCCAGCAGGGTGTTCGTGACGGGGACGGCCGTGTGTGCGGGCGTGCTGGCCGGGAGCGCCGCCCTGCCCGCAGGGCTGCGCATGCTGACGTGGGGTCTGCTGGCGGCCGCGTACCTGGCGTGGCTTGCTGTCATGCTGGGGTGGGCGTTCCCGGAACGGGCGGTCGCACTCAGCGTGACCGACGCGCTCGCCGAACGGTTCGGGCTGCTCATCATCATCGTGCTGGGCGAGACCGTGACGGGGGTGGTCGACGGACTGGCCCACGAGCCGACCAACGCGCTCACCCTCGCCGTCGGGCTCGTCGCCGTGGTTGTCGGCTTCGGCGCCTGGTGGACATACTTCGACTTCGCCGGACACCGCTTGCCGAAGACCACACGCGGGAGCACCGTGCTGTGGATGCTGGTGCACCTGCCGCTCACGGCCGCGGTGGCCGCTATGGGCGCCGCCATGGTCGGTCTCGTCGAGCACGCCCACGAGGACCGTACTCCCGCCCCCACCGCCTGGGTGCTCTGCGGGGGTACGGCCGTCGTGCTCTGCGCCACGACAGCGCTCGCCACTTCCCTGCGCGTCTGGCGCCCGGAGCACAGGTTCTACCGGCCCCTGGCCCGCACCTGCCTCGCCGTGGCCGCCGTGACTGCGGGAGTCGGTGCGGCACGCCCGGCGCCCCTCATTCTCGGCCTCGCCCTGGCCCTGCTCCTCGGTGTCCCCTGGGGCCTCGCCGTGGCATACCGCCTCGCCCACGAGGAGTCCTTCGCCGAGGAGAAGCCAGAGGCTTGAGGAGTTCGGCGAACACTTGTCGTAGAGGTCGTTGTGCACTGCGCCGTCGATGATGTTCCTCCAGGTGCGCCGCAGGCAAGGTTGTGCGTACGCAGCTGTCGAGCTCTCAGTTGGAGGGGGCACGCCGGAGTCCGAGGTGAGTATCGGCAGCATGGGCAGGCGGTCCGCGTGACCTGGCCCTACGCCGCGGGCGGAGTCGGGCGAGGAGGGCGCGGACGACGGCATCGACCCGCGTGGCCATCCCGTCCGGCGTGGCCGTGTCCAGTTTGCGTCGAGGCGCAGAGCCCGCCATCGCAGACGTCCTTTCCCTTGCTGCTCTTTGACACGACGACCTCAAGGGCCGGATGGTTTTCAATCCACGAGAGGCCTCCGAGATCGAGTCGGCGACGCGCGCGGGTCACGGCAACGTATGCGAGTCGGGCGTCCGTTTCGTTCACAGGTGCCGGGATGGAGCGGCCGCAGTCGTCGTTCTGATCGGCATCCGAAGGCTGAGGAAAGTCGCCAGCAATCCTCACCCGGGGCCACTCCCGGCCTTTCGCTTTGTGGGCGGTGGAGACCGTGACGTCAGCACTGTGCTCGTCGGTCAGAGCGCCGACTGCGGCGATGATGGCTTGCGGGCCGTACGTGTCCACGAGTTCCACGAAGGGCTGGAGGTCACGGCCGGCGGGATCGTAGCTCGCGTAGTCCTGCAACTCACCCCAGGAGGAGAAGAGAGCCAGTTCCGGGTGGGATGTACAGCGGCCTTCCTTGAGGTTCTGCGCGGCGAGAGCGAGCCCGGTCAACGTCTGCCCGCCGCGGGTCAGGGCAACCCGGTGACCAGCGGTCAGCAGTCGCATCACCTCGGTCACGGCGCCGATGTTGGTCCGGCACAGCACGGCGTCGGGGCTGGTGACCACGCCGATCTCGGTCGGGATCTCGTCGGTGCCGGTCAGCCGGATGGGGGCCTTCGTGAACGACAGCCATCGGTTGGCCTCTTCGGCCAGCGCTGGGCCGAAGCGGAACGAGCGGGTCAAGGTGAGGTGGACGGCTTCAAAGCCGGTCATCACATCGCGAGCGCCGCGCCAGCCGTAGATGGCCTGAGCGGAGTCACCGACCATGACCAACTGGGCGTGGGCGCGCTGAGCGGCGAAGACCTGCTCCAGGACCGGGTTGGTGTCCTGAGCCTCGTCGAGGAGGAGGAAGTCGGCCTCGATCTTCGGGTCGGTCAGGGCCCACATCTTCAGGTAGTGGTCGTGCTCGAAACGCACGACGCCGCGCTCGGGATTCTGCAGGTCATGCCAGGCTTTCACGGCG
The genomic region above belongs to Streptomyces sp. CG1 and contains:
- a CDS encoding low temperature requirement protein A; the encoded protein is MTSRHEQWARLRSQLWRPPRAHGEQPRERVVGPLELFYDLVVVVLVAQAAHRLAGHLTWRGLGEFAVVFALVWIGWFNGSLHHELHGYEDARGRSMFLLQILVLVPLGAFIPEAGGARGVAFAVDAGVLFAVLAVLWLLAARGDSAEFRRPSRVFVTGTAVCAGVLAGSAALPAGLRMLTWGLLAAAYLAWLAVMLGWAFPERAVALSVTDALAERFGLLIIIVLGETVTGVVDGLAHEPTNALTLAVGLVAVVVGFGAWWTYFDFAGHRLPKTTRGSTVLWMLVHLPLTAAVAAMGAAMVGLVEHAHEDRTPAPTAWVLCGGTAVVLCATTALATSLRVWRPEHRFYRPLARTCLAVAAVTAGVGAARPAPLILGLALALLLGVPWGLAVAYRLAHEESFAEEKPEA
- a CDS encoding UvrD-helicase domain-containing protein is translated as MHTPTDEQAHAVDVFRDGDHLVLQAGAGTGKTSTLGMLAASTGRRGRYLAFNKDIARDATAHFPNSVQCKTAHATAYAALGHRFVRRLNSPRQPAWRIGNALGIDSSVSIGDHEISHRTLSHAVLRTVTRFCHSADRALAPHHVPMLRRLEAEDEWSQLSDAVMPFAVKAWHDLQNPERGVVRFEHDHYLKMWALTDPKIEADFLLLDEAQDTNPVLEQVFAAQRAHAQLVMVGDSAQAIYGWRGARDVMTGFEAVHLTLTRSFRFGPALAEEANRWLSFTKAPIRLTGTDEIPTEIGVVTSPDAVLCRTNIGAVTEVMRLLTAGHRVALTRGGQTLTGLALAAQNLKEGRCTSHPELALFSSWGELQDYASYDPAGRDLQPFVELVDTYGPQAIIAAVGALTDEHSADVTVSTAHKAKGREWPRVRIAGDFPQPSDADQNDDCGRSIPAPVNETDARLAYVAVTRARRRLDLGGLSWIENHPALEVVVSKSSKGKDVCDGGLCASTQTGHGHAGRDGHAGRCRRPRPPRPTPPAA